TCTACGTCTCGACTCTGTTCTCGACCGTAACCGTAAAGGGGAAACTCTGGCACAACTACTGATGGAGCTGGACGACGGGAGGATCGTGCTCTTTGTACCAGGGACTAGCGTCGTGCGGGTGTATGATCCAAGAAAGGAGACTAGGACGGACGTGATGGAGATGCCTCGGTGTGGTATTGTTGGGTGCTACAAAGGTAGCCTCCTTCCGTTTCGTGTGGTAGGTGAAGCCGGGTGTGTTTGTGGATGAACTTGTACTCGAATTTAGTTCTACTCTAGTTTAGATAAAAATTTACTTTGGTATCTGAGTTTTCATGGTTTGTCTGTATCCGTCGCAATGAGATTCTCAAGTCCGCTCTCATGAATCAATAACCATCAGCATTACATTTCTTTTCTTTCATATTTTTCTTCCAATAAGTAGTTGCGCACACACCGCATCAATCCACTCCTTGAGCTTTCTTAACACATCCCTACAACCCACGGAAAAGAGAAACTAAATCTCTAACTCCCAAAATTTACACGCAAACTACGGATCTTTCAAAAAATTAAACTCAATGCACTTGGGTCTTAACATGAAAAGTGGGTGGATCGCACACTTGGCTAGCGTGTAGTTTCTTACATATATACCATCTTAATGCATTCCTACGACCCAATGAAACTAAAATAAATATCGAAACACCACATATATGTTGATTAGTCCATTAAAATGCCGCATCGTGGAAAGAACCAACTGCCAATTGTCTAATGAGGGAAATGGTGGGCCTAGGAACGTGATGAATCCATTGCAAGATCGTGACAGAGAGATCCAGGCGGTTGGGCGTGGGCGTGACTCAAGGAATTGACATGGGAGGTGCATAGCCCAGACGGTTGTGGagagagaagagagatctctacatTTCTTCATTTTTATCGTCGTTCGTCCTTCAATCGGATTGACGTGGCTTCGACTTACAATCATCTCTCTTTCTCTTCAGTCTACAACTTCCCAGCCCTAGTCGATTTCCATATCTGTCGCAGCCTCCTCGACCTCTGCACCTCCTGCACATGACGATGGCGCTACTTCTAGCACACTCGGGTATTTGTATGAGCTCTCGATCTGGACCGCGCCAACCCTCATATCCCATCTCCACCCCACCACCCACCACCATCTCAATGTCCAATTTTAAAAATGTTGAGTGGTGTTAAAAATATACTTTGTTCAATCATGTAACTTTCAAAAAATAACAAAGACGAACAAGCATAAACGAAAAAGCAAACAAAAGACAAAAATAACAAGGAAAGAgaacaaaaatgaaaaatgaaaagaaaggaaagaaaaccACGAAAGCCAAATGCAAAACGTGAAAACTGGACATAAACCGCGACAACTGGGACATGGAAATCTAGTAGAGAAAATGGAGAAATAACACGAAAAACCATAGAGAACTGCCTAAGCCACATATCGGTGCCCATGGGCGATTGCCTCGCTATATACATTGTGTGTTTAGTGTTTCCACCACATTCAAACCCACATTAAATAATACTAACCTATAATATCAAGAAAAAAAGTGTGAATCTATTATGAGTTATAAAAACGGAAGACCAAAAGGCAAAAGAGCAAACCATCTGGTCATGTATACCGATAATTTCCGTTTCACACACAAGTCCAGAATCTATTACGGTTTCTTTTTCGTTTTAAGCGATTTTTTATTGGTTTTTCTTCTTTGATCTTTTTCTAGGCAAAACCATattcattttttgttttcttttgttttatatGTGTTTCCTTTCTAGGTGTTTCACACGTTCTTCTTTATTTATTGATTTATTTTCCTATAAATTTATCATTTTTTCGCGAGGTAAAGGTAGATTTCATTAAGCCAAGGAGGCTTCTCAGCCTTCGAAAGGTTTACAATACAGTCTAAACTCGATCGCAACCAAACAGCCGTGCGCGGGGTACTACGTCCATACGCGGCGAGCGTATGACTAACTTTATTTTTATGAACGACTAATATGAACATGTATCATGCGTGCATGGATACATTTTTTCAATCTACAAACTTGTTTCAAAATTCTCCCTCCGCCCCAAAATAattgtctcaagcttagtacaactttatactagagctagtacaaaNNNNNNNNNNNNNNNNNNNNNNNNNNNNNNNNNNNNNNNNNNNNNNNNNNNNNNNNNNNNNNNNNNNNNNNNNNNNNNNNNNNNNNNNNNNNNNNNNNNNNNNNNNNNNNNNNNNNNNNNNNNNNNNNNNNNNNNNNNNNNNNNNNNNNNNNNNNNNNNNNNNNNNNNNNNAATAGTTTAAAAAAATATTTGGTAAGCATTTTTAATACATAATGAACATTCACAAACATGTAATTATTTTTTTAATACACGATAAACCCTTTTACATACATGGTAAACCTTTTTAAAAATATGTGATGCACATTTTCACATATGGGATGAACATTTGTTAAATACGCaataaatatttttcaaaatacaggACAGATATTTATACACACAAATCTAAATATTTATTTACATGCCTTAATATACTGTTCTCTATTTTAAACTGTTTTTATTTCTATAATTTATTAGTTGAATAAAAAAAGGTGAAAAATATATAAACGAGTAAATTGGGCAGCGCCCACTTACGCTGGGGTGTGCGTTGCTCTTCGTATCCGGCGCCCTACGCGCGGAATAGGAGGTCCCGGTCGTCGTGGGACGTGGGAGACCGAAATCACTTCCTCGCCCCAAAATCTTGtcgacggcgccgccgccgccgcccccggcaCCTCCTCCCGAGGCTTGTAGCGCTTCGCGACGGCAGCACGCCCTGTCCCAGCTTGTTAGCTCCGACGCAGATCCTCTTTGGCGCCCTCCGTGTCCAGTCTAGCTCGGCCGGCGATGGCAGCGGAGCAGCGGTCGGAGAAGAAGAATCcgccgccggagaagaaggccccgCTCCCGAAGGTGGTCACGCTCAACAAGGCCCTCAATTTGGTGAGCCCCGCATCCCTCAAAAAGACCCGTCGGTTCCTCTTCCTCCTGTTTCTCTCCTAGCCAAGATGTGTTCGATGCAATCCTCTGTGCTTAAGATTGGTCGCACCTGGTATGTAGTATATTGTACATAGAACTTGCAGCGCTCTCTGTTATTTCTATTTAGGTGATTGCTGTGTCTCCAAAGCAACCGATGCTGCGCCGAGAGCCATCGCCACGATGCCGTATATGTTTTTCTATTTGTTGAGTGCTTGATAGGATTGTGTATCAGTGTATTTGTTGAGTGCTTGATAGGATTGTGCCATACTCACCCATTTCATATGTCATTCTTAGGCCCAGACATGGGTGGACAAAATGAGCTCTCTGGAGCCGGATGAGCTGAATGATAAGGATTTCGAGGGTCGGCCGTCAGGGTATATAATTCATCTATCCTTCTTTCTTAGTATTCATGTGTAATTGGTTTATGAGGTTGACCAATTTCGTTGTAGGCTTGGCCTTGGTGCTAGAGTGGCGCCAAACGCGAAGCGGGCAGCTCCCACCAATCCAGTGGAGAGGAGGCTGCTCAGGAAGGTGAATGCGCAGAAGAGGAAGTCAGCGGAGGAAGAGAAAATAAGTACTCAGGAGGTGAATGAGGCGAGTGATGATGATAGCGGT
This portion of the Triticum dicoccoides isolate Atlit2015 ecotype Zavitan chromosome 7A, WEW_v2.0, whole genome shotgun sequence genome encodes:
- the LOC119332090 gene encoding uncharacterized protein LOC119332090 → MAAEQRSEKKNPPPEKKAPLPKVVTLNKALNLAQTWVDKMSSLEPDELNDKDFEGRPSGLGLGARVAPNAKRAAPTNPVERRLLRKVNAQKRKSAEEEKISTQEVNEASDDDSGEPQGRTSACSKKRELPSVTSMPLGKKTK